The following are encoded in a window of Salinibacter grassmerensis genomic DNA:
- a CDS encoding RNA polymerase sigma factor: protein MQPTDEELVSAYLDESDEQAFRRLVERHQDRIFGYLMGMVKDRAVANDLFQETFERVVKAMHGERGSYDRQGQWLSWVMSIARNAAIDHTRKQKKWTDVPQDEDDGRSFWDTLEDDSPYADEQLHRAEQREWLDDHIEQLAPEQKEVLLLRQETDLTFREIAELQDVSINTALGRMRYALKNLRKMMEASDETALVGTIDT from the coding sequence ATGCAGCCTACGGATGAGGAACTGGTATCGGCGTACCTGGACGAGAGCGACGAGCAGGCCTTTCGGCGGCTCGTCGAACGGCACCAGGACCGTATCTTTGGCTACCTGATGGGCATGGTGAAAGACCGGGCGGTGGCCAACGATCTCTTCCAGGAAACCTTCGAGCGCGTAGTGAAGGCCATGCATGGCGAACGCGGGTCGTACGACCGGCAGGGCCAGTGGCTGAGTTGGGTGATGAGCATTGCGCGCAACGCGGCGATCGACCACACGCGGAAGCAAAAGAAGTGGACGGACGTGCCGCAGGACGAGGACGACGGGCGGTCCTTCTGGGATACCCTTGAGGACGACTCGCCCTACGCCGACGAGCAGCTCCACCGCGCGGAGCAGCGCGAGTGGCTCGACGACCACATCGAACAGCTCGCGCCCGAGCAGAAAGAGGTGCTGCTCCTGCGGCAGGAGACGGATCTCACTTTTCGGGAGATCGCGGAGCTCCAGGACGTGTCCATCAACACCGCCCTTGGCCGCATGCGGTACGCCCTCAAGAACCTTCGCAAGATGATGGAGGCCTCCGACGAGACCGCGCTGGTCGGCACGATCGATACGTGA
- a CDS encoding N-acetylmuramoyl-L-alanine amidase family protein, with protein sequence MDWFPAHIARRVDYGHGSRRGLLWLVVGLLLLAAGPARAEVLVTDVIFSPRSDGQGYVVRVRTTSSPEAYMLQPDEARELKWVLYNTTLHEDYEKRAPEGPIEDYTVTQQNGHLILRVSLAADRSVSPTAYRDGASDDLLLNLAYDDATPVATEAASSPASTASASSSSSEDEPTAPSAERRQRDPVAALSRERSRLDTVVIDPGHGGKDPGAVAHGLEEKDIVLDVAHKLEDYVENRLNLEVIYTRSDDRFIALEERGHLANRAGGDLFISLHANAFQSSSVQGTETYFLGRSKTDAARRVMKQENSVVREYEENPDRYDEYDAEAFVKGELFLSASMQFSEEFASIVQNQFKERVQRRSRGVHQAGFYVLWSASMPSVLVELGYLTNPQEARFLNSDRGQTYLASAIFRAVRKYKNQYNKGIVSSE encoded by the coding sequence ATGGATTGGTTCCCGGCCCACATCGCTCGTCGTGTCGACTACGGGCATGGATCTCGTCGGGGCCTGCTGTGGCTCGTGGTTGGGCTTCTGCTTCTAGCAGCGGGGCCGGCCCGGGCCGAAGTCCTCGTGACCGACGTGATCTTCTCTCCCCGATCCGACGGGCAGGGGTACGTCGTGCGCGTCCGGACGACGTCCTCCCCGGAAGCGTACATGCTGCAGCCGGACGAGGCGCGCGAACTAAAGTGGGTGCTCTACAACACGACCCTCCACGAGGACTACGAAAAGCGGGCGCCGGAAGGGCCGATTGAGGACTACACGGTGACGCAGCAAAACGGCCACCTCATCCTCCGGGTGAGTCTGGCTGCAGACCGGTCGGTCTCGCCCACGGCCTACCGTGATGGGGCGTCCGACGACCTGCTGCTAAACCTTGCGTACGACGACGCGACGCCGGTGGCCACGGAGGCCGCCTCGTCCCCGGCGTCGACTGCGTCTGCCTCGTCTTCATCCTCTGAGGACGAGCCCACGGCCCCTTCGGCAGAACGACGCCAGCGAGATCCGGTAGCGGCCCTCTCCCGTGAGCGCTCACGGCTCGACACGGTGGTAATCGACCCAGGGCATGGGGGCAAGGATCCGGGGGCCGTGGCCCATGGCCTGGAGGAGAAAGACATTGTGCTGGATGTGGCCCACAAGCTCGAAGATTATGTCGAGAACCGCCTCAACCTTGAAGTGATCTACACCCGGTCGGACGATCGCTTCATTGCCCTGGAGGAGCGTGGCCACCTCGCCAACCGGGCGGGCGGAGACCTTTTCATCTCGCTCCACGCCAACGCCTTTCAGTCCTCGTCCGTCCAGGGCACCGAGACGTACTTTCTGGGGCGCTCCAAGACGGACGCGGCACGGCGCGTGATGAAGCAGGAGAACAGCGTCGTGCGGGAGTACGAGGAGAATCCGGACCGCTACGACGAGTACGACGCGGAGGCCTTTGTGAAGGGAGAGCTCTTTCTTAGCGCCAGCATGCAGTTCAGCGAGGAGTTCGCCTCGATCGTGCAGAACCAGTTCAAAGAGCGGGTTCAGCGTCGCAGCCGTGGGGTGCACCAGGCCGGGTTCTACGTCCTGTGGAGCGCCTCGATGCCGTCGGTCCTCGTGGAGCTAGGGTACCTGACCAATCCCCAGGAGGCCCGCTTCCTCAACAGCGACCGGGGCCAGACCTATCTGGCGAGTGCCATTTTTCGGGCCGTGCGGAAGTATAAGAACCAGTACAACAAGGGCATCGTCTCCAGTGAGTAG
- a CDS encoding RidA family protein, whose protein sequence is MSTSTSASRSTVTTPLAPAAIGPYSQGVLVDGRLYVSGQIAIDPDTDSMVDGAIEAETERVLENVGAVLKAASMSFENVVRCEVFMTDMNDYAQINEVYARYFNEKPPARQAVQVAELPRNARVEVSCIAIR, encoded by the coding sequence ATGTCCACGTCGACCTCTGCGTCTCGTAGTACCGTCACGACCCCCCTCGCCCCCGCGGCCATCGGCCCGTACAGCCAGGGCGTTCTCGTTGACGGCCGGCTTTACGTCTCGGGCCAAATCGCGATCGACCCGGACACCGACAGCATGGTTGATGGGGCAATCGAGGCGGAAACAGAGCGCGTGCTCGAAAACGTTGGGGCCGTCCTGAAGGCCGCGAGCATGTCGTTCGAGAACGTGGTGCGGTGCGAGGTCTTCATGACCGACATGAACGACTACGCGCAGATCAACGAGGTGTACGCGCGGTACTTCAACGAGAAGCCGCCGGCCCGGCAGGCCGTACAGGTAGCCGAGCTCCCCCGCAACGCGCGGGTCGAGGTGTCCTGCATTGCCATCCGGTAG
- the mnmA gene encoding tRNA 2-thiouridine(34) synthase MnmA → MSKKGRVLVAMSGGVDSSVTAVLLKERGYDVVGLTMKTWDYSTSGGRDGKEVGCCSIESMNDARVVATKHGFPHFVVDLREEFGDWVIERFTDEYLSGRTPNPCVLCNTHIKWDALLQRADDLDCEYIATGHYANVRYDDERDRHLLSRGLDRNKDQSYALWGLPQEHLARSIFPLGAYEKPEIREMAAEFGLDNVADKPDSYEICFIPDNDYPRFLKDRVDGLEDEVSGGKFVLSDGTVVGTHDGYPFYTIGQRRGLDLALGERVYVTDIDPETNTITVGPKEELMEQTLTAHEINLVKYPEFEGERPAWGTIRYNDDGAGCLAWQPDEDTLKVAFAEPKRAITPGQSLVLYEEDDVLGGGWIREVGSAEAETAEQAAEAPA, encoded by the coding sequence ATGAGCAAAAAGGGACGTGTGCTCGTCGCCATGAGCGGCGGTGTCGACTCCTCGGTGACGGCCGTGCTGCTCAAGGAACGCGGCTACGACGTAGTGGGCCTCACCATGAAAACCTGGGACTACTCCACCAGCGGGGGGCGCGACGGGAAAGAGGTGGGCTGTTGCTCCATCGAGTCGATGAACGACGCCCGCGTGGTGGCGACCAAGCACGGCTTTCCGCACTTCGTAGTGGACCTTCGAGAGGAGTTCGGGGACTGGGTGATTGAGCGCTTCACCGACGAGTACCTCTCGGGCCGCACGCCCAACCCCTGTGTGCTCTGCAACACCCACATCAAGTGGGATGCCCTGCTACAGCGGGCCGACGACCTGGACTGCGAGTACATCGCCACGGGGCACTATGCCAACGTGCGCTACGATGACGAGCGGGATCGACACCTCTTGAGCCGTGGGCTCGACCGCAACAAGGACCAGAGCTACGCGCTCTGGGGCCTGCCGCAGGAGCACCTCGCCCGGTCGATCTTCCCGCTCGGCGCCTACGAGAAGCCGGAGATTCGTGAGATGGCGGCGGAATTCGGCCTCGACAATGTGGCCGACAAGCCCGACTCCTACGAGATCTGCTTCATTCCGGACAACGATTACCCCCGCTTCCTGAAGGACCGTGTCGACGGGCTCGAGGACGAGGTGAGCGGCGGCAAGTTTGTGCTCAGCGACGGCACCGTAGTGGGCACGCACGACGGCTATCCCTTCTACACCATCGGCCAGCGTCGGGGGCTCGACCTTGCGCTCGGCGAGCGCGTCTACGTGACCGACATTGATCCCGAGACGAATACGATTACGGTGGGGCCGAAGGAGGAACTCATGGAGCAAACCCTGACGGCCCACGAGATCAACCTCGTAAAGTATCCCGAGTTTGAAGGAGAGCGCCCGGCCTGGGGCACCATCCGCTACAACGACGACGGGGCGGGATGCCTCGCCTGGCAGCCAGACGAGGATACCTTGAAGGTGGCCTTTGCCGAGCCGAAGCGCGCCATTACGCCGGGACAGAGCCTCGTGCTATACGAGGAAGACGACGTGCTCGGTGGGGGGTGGATTCGCGAGGTAGGCAGTGCCGAGGCCGAGACGGCGGAGCAGGCGGCCGAGGCGCCCGCGTGA
- a CDS encoding RtcB family protein: MERTDLTRIDEFTWEIPQSFQDAMRVPVRILASENLIDEILERKAIDQAIRTSMLSGLVGHLVVMPDVYSGQGAPVGIVAVSKWPVGTIAPGAIGHDINAGVRLLGSDIKAEEAEGNFDALADALKDHIPSGTDAEGSISLNKSEVDHVAQSGAQWALRKDMAQQDDLVRAEEGGRLNEADPKKVSEAARSIGAQQLGTLGGGEHFIEIHSVEEVFNRAAAVTMGLKEGTLVAQIHCGSRGYGRQVCADYIERFQEVAPSYDVDPPDPNLASVPLDSGEAEDYMGAMRAAANYAYANRQVLAHRVREVFDDLLDGSGQRLKTVYDVAHNLGQVEMHQVDGKHMRCYVHRKGAARAFGPGTPGISLPYRALGQPVLVPGSMGETSWVMLATRDAMQKSFGSACHGAGRTMSRHEANHQAEPVPLEGDGDGVAVRSGDGSASAGVQLKENIGGVVETVAGSRLAGKVARLEPLAVMHG, translated from the coding sequence ATGGAACGCACGGACCTGACGCGGATCGACGAGTTCACATGGGAAATTCCCCAGTCGTTCCAGGACGCAATGCGGGTGCCCGTGCGCATCCTCGCGAGTGAGAATCTCATCGACGAGATTCTCGAGCGAAAGGCCATTGATCAGGCCATTCGCACCTCGATGCTATCCGGGCTGGTGGGACACCTCGTGGTGATGCCCGATGTCTACAGTGGGCAGGGGGCACCGGTGGGCATCGTGGCCGTGTCGAAGTGGCCGGTGGGCACCATTGCGCCCGGTGCCATCGGGCACGACATCAACGCGGGCGTCCGGCTGCTGGGGTCGGACATCAAGGCGGAGGAGGCGGAGGGCAACTTCGACGCCCTCGCTGACGCCCTGAAGGATCACATCCCGAGCGGGACGGACGCAGAAGGGTCCATCTCACTCAACAAGAGCGAGGTCGACCACGTTGCCCAGTCTGGTGCCCAGTGGGCCCTGCGCAAAGACATGGCGCAGCAGGATGACCTCGTCCGCGCCGAGGAGGGGGGGCGCCTCAACGAGGCGGACCCGAAGAAGGTGAGTGAGGCGGCCCGGTCGATCGGAGCGCAGCAGCTTGGGACGCTCGGGGGCGGGGAGCACTTCATCGAGATTCACTCCGTGGAGGAGGTCTTCAACCGCGCGGCGGCCGTCACAATGGGACTCAAGGAGGGCACCCTTGTCGCCCAAATTCACTGCGGCTCCCGTGGGTACGGACGTCAGGTCTGTGCCGACTACATCGAGCGGTTCCAGGAGGTGGCGCCGTCGTACGACGTCGATCCGCCGGACCCGAATTTGGCGTCGGTGCCGCTCGACTCAGGGGAGGCCGAAGACTACATGGGGGCGATGCGGGCCGCGGCCAACTACGCCTACGCCAACCGCCAGGTGCTGGCCCACCGCGTCCGTGAGGTGTTCGACGACCTGCTTGACGGATCCGGTCAGCGGCTCAAGACGGTCTACGACGTGGCCCACAACCTAGGGCAGGTGGAGATGCATCAGGTCGACGGCAAGCACATGCGCTGCTACGTCCACCGCAAGGGGGCGGCGCGCGCCTTCGGCCCCGGCACGCCAGGCATCTCGCTTCCGTACCGCGCCCTGGGACAGCCGGTGCTGGTCCCTGGAAGCATGGGCGAGACCTCGTGGGTCATGCTGGCCACCCGCGACGCCATGCAGAAGAGCTTCGGGTCGGCCTGCCACGGCGCCGGACGGACCATGAGCCGCCACGAGGCAAACCACCAGGCCGAGCCGGTGCCGCTCGAGGGGGACGGAGATGGCGTCGCCGTCCGGTCCGGCGACGGATCAGCGTCCGCCGGCGTCCAGCTCAAGGAAAACATCGGCGGAGTCGTGGAGACGGTAGCCGGGTCGCGACTCGCCGGCAAGGTGGCGCGACTGGAGCCCCTCGCCGTCATGCACGGATAA
- a CDS encoding response regulator transcription factor yields MSDSDPEGPSLLVVEDDSELSTSLLLYLESEGYEVTLAETGETALDEATRLPGYDLIVLDAKLPDLSGFEVLRQSRDDGVRTPVLMLTGLGDHEHKMRGFQVGADDYLTKPFETEELVARIDVLLRREAEATDETGTFQVGGLRVDLEEDDVSRGGEPVDLTDLEYKLLAYLLRRRGRTATREQILRDVWDLPTEVETRTIDRHVNALRDVMDGEEEDEWPIQSVYGIGYKLEGAERTTESEQETV; encoded by the coding sequence ATGTCTGACTCCGACCCTGAAGGCCCATCCCTCCTCGTCGTCGAGGATGACAGCGAGCTTAGCACGAGTCTTCTGCTCTACCTAGAATCCGAGGGCTACGAGGTGACGCTTGCCGAGACGGGGGAAACGGCCCTGGATGAGGCCACGCGGTTGCCGGGGTACGACCTCATCGTTCTCGATGCAAAACTGCCCGACCTCAGTGGCTTCGAGGTGCTCCGACAGTCCCGCGACGATGGCGTCCGCACGCCGGTGCTCATGCTCACGGGCCTCGGGGACCACGAGCACAAGATGCGGGGCTTTCAGGTGGGGGCCGACGACTACTTGACGAAGCCGTTCGAGACGGAGGAGCTGGTGGCACGGATCGACGTGCTGCTTCGTCGGGAGGCGGAGGCGACCGACGAAACCGGAACGTTTCAGGTCGGGGGGCTCCGCGTGGATCTCGAAGAAGACGATGTCTCGCGGGGCGGAGAACCCGTCGACCTCACAGATCTGGAGTACAAACTGCTCGCCTACCTGCTGCGTCGGCGCGGCCGCACGGCCACCCGGGAGCAAATTCTTCGCGACGTGTGGGACCTGCCCACTGAGGTGGAGACGCGCACCATCGACCGGCACGTCAACGCCCTCCGCGACGTCATGGACGGCGAGGAGGAGGACGAGTGGCCCATCCAGAGCGTATACGGGATCGGGTACAAGTTGGAGGGCGCCGAGCGGACGACGGAGTCCGAGCAGGAGACGGTGTAG
- a CDS encoding response regulator transcription factor: MPTTTDRTYHMLIVEDDTDILMGLEEYFELEDYEVDTAEDGEAALQKMKDMDKCDVVLLDVMLPGKDGFEVLKESQEMGFSAPVLMITGRGEQESKLKGFGLGADDYVTKPFNVEELAARVKAILQRTMPPAEAPMDVYEIGDVEVNFSTHEAYRDDDELNFTALEFDILRYLIQHKGRTVTRKQLLRDVWGIDENIITRTIDRHMASVRKKIEPDPSDPTYIETVYGIGYRFDDE; the protein is encoded by the coding sequence ATGCCGACGACGACGGACCGCACCTACCACATGTTGATTGTGGAGGACGATACCGACATCCTCATGGGGCTCGAAGAGTATTTCGAACTCGAAGACTACGAGGTAGACACAGCCGAGGACGGGGAAGCGGCCCTTCAGAAAATGAAGGACATGGACAAGTGTGATGTTGTCCTGCTCGACGTAATGCTGCCCGGAAAGGACGGCTTTGAGGTGCTCAAGGAGTCGCAGGAGATGGGCTTCAGCGCCCCCGTTCTCATGATTACGGGCCGTGGCGAGCAGGAATCAAAGTTGAAGGGGTTCGGCCTCGGGGCGGACGACTACGTCACCAAGCCGTTCAATGTAGAAGAGCTGGCGGCCCGGGTGAAGGCCATCCTCCAGCGCACCATGCCGCCCGCCGAGGCCCCGATGGACGTCTACGAGATTGGGGACGTAGAGGTGAATTTCTCGACCCACGAGGCCTACCGAGACGACGACGAGCTCAACTTCACGGCCCTGGAGTTCGACATTCTGCGCTACCTCATCCAGCACAAGGGCCGTACCGTCACGCGCAAGCAGTTGCTGCGGGACGTCTGGGGCATCGACGAAAACATCATCACACGGACGATTGACCGCCACATGGCCTCGGTCCGCAAGAAGATTGAGCCGGACCCGTCCGACCCTACCTACATCGAGACGGTCTACGGCATTGGCTATCGGTTCGACGACGAGTAG
- a CDS encoding M42 family metallopeptidase encodes MTDDAQSFFFDLLDTPSPTGFEAPGQRVWTEYVRDHADAVETDAYGTAWARLEGTADDAPSVMLDAHADEIGFMVRHITDDGFIYINRIGGSDRAIARGLRVRILGDDGPVTGVVGNTAIHIRDTKNEKVPKVHELFVDIGAEDEEAVHDRGIRVGHPMVFDVGPTELTDTRITARAIDNRLGGFILAQAVARLAEDRPAWQVQAANSVQEEIGGHGAKMITHRLNPDAAVAFDVTHATDSPGISSTKHGDVELGEGPTVTHGTSNHPQLVERVIEVADAEDIPLQHEPSSRRTGTDTDSIFKTRSGVPSVLLSVPLRYMHSTVEVVDTDDIEHCVQLYAALVRSFGADEEFGVSL; translated from the coding sequence ATGACCGACGACGCGCAATCGTTCTTCTTCGATCTTCTCGACACCCCGAGCCCCACCGGGTTCGAGGCCCCCGGTCAGCGCGTGTGGACCGAGTATGTGCGCGACCACGCCGACGCGGTGGAGACCGACGCATACGGGACGGCCTGGGCCCGACTGGAGGGCACGGCCGACGACGCCCCGAGCGTCATGCTCGACGCGCACGCCGACGAGATCGGGTTCATGGTGCGCCACATCACCGACGACGGCTTTATCTACATCAACCGCATCGGCGGGTCCGACCGCGCCATTGCGCGGGGACTGCGTGTGCGCATCCTGGGGGACGACGGACCGGTCACCGGCGTGGTGGGCAACACGGCCATCCACATCCGTGACACCAAGAACGAGAAGGTGCCCAAGGTGCACGAGCTGTTCGTGGACATCGGGGCCGAGGACGAGGAGGCGGTGCATGACCGCGGCATTCGGGTAGGGCACCCGATGGTGTTCGACGTGGGCCCGACCGAGTTGACCGACACCCGCATCACCGCTCGCGCCATCGACAACCGGCTCGGCGGCTTTATCCTCGCGCAGGCCGTGGCGCGACTTGCCGAGGATCGGCCGGCGTGGCAGGTGCAGGCCGCCAACTCGGTGCAGGAAGAGATCGGCGGACACGGGGCGAAGATGATCACGCACCGTCTCAATCCCGACGCCGCCGTTGCGTTCGACGTGACCCACGCCACGGACTCGCCGGGCATCAGCAGCACCAAGCACGGCGATGTTGAGCTCGGGGAGGGGCCGACCGTGACGCACGGCACGTCCAACCACCCGCAGCTCGTGGAGCGCGTCATCGAGGTGGCCGACGCCGAGGACATTCCGCTCCAGCACGAGCCCAGCAGCCGCCGCACCGGCACCGACACCGACTCCATCTTTAAGACCCGCAGCGGCGTGCCCAGCGTGCTTCTGTCTGTGCCGCTCCGCTACATGCACTCGACCGTCGAGGTGGTCGACACCGACGACATCGAGCACTGCGTGCAGCTCTACGCGGCGCTCGTGCGTTCCTTCGGGGCGGACGAAGAGTTTGGCGTCTCGCTGTAG
- a CDS encoding class II 3-deoxy-7-phosphoheptulonate synthase translates to MSEPAIQDWSLHSWREKDALQQPTYPDEAALEEKLDHVSALPPLVTSWEVENLKAEIARAAQGNRFLLQGGECAESFGNCRADVITGRLKILMQMSLVLTYGLNTSIVRVGRFAGQYAKPRSSDTETRDGTTLPSYRGDIVNGPEFSAEARHPDPQRMVEAYSSSSLTLNLVRALAEGGFADLRHPEYWDLDFMDHSPLAEEYHALVDAIGDTIDFVEAVTEQELDSLESVTFYTSHEALLLAYEEALSRSVPHKDGIYNLGTHLPWVGKRTNQIENAHVEYARGIENPVGLKVGPAMTPSKLKTLVRTLDPEDEPGKLTLISRLGADAIGDKLPGLIEAVQSTGQSVLWIADPMHGNTETTDDGTKTRHFDNILGELEQALDVHAAEGSHLGGVHFELTGRDVTECIGGARGLSEADLGRAYESHVDPRLNYEQSLEMAFSIVRKYRQLHG, encoded by the coding sequence ATGTCTGAGCCTGCCATTCAGGACTGGTCGCTTCACTCCTGGCGCGAAAAAGACGCCCTCCAGCAGCCCACCTATCCCGACGAGGCGGCGCTGGAGGAGAAGCTTGACCACGTCTCGGCCCTCCCGCCACTCGTCACATCGTGGGAGGTTGAGAACCTCAAGGCGGAGATTGCCCGGGCCGCGCAGGGCAACCGGTTCCTGCTGCAGGGCGGCGAGTGTGCCGAGTCGTTCGGCAACTGCCGGGCCGACGTTATCACGGGCCGGCTCAAGATTCTGATGCAGATGAGCCTCGTGCTCACCTACGGGCTCAACACGAGCATCGTGCGGGTCGGGCGCTTTGCGGGGCAGTACGCCAAGCCGCGCTCCTCGGACACCGAGACGCGCGACGGCACGACGCTGCCCAGCTACCGGGGCGACATCGTCAATGGCCCCGAATTTTCGGCGGAGGCGCGCCATCCGGACCCGCAACGGATGGTGGAGGCCTACTCCAGCTCGTCCCTCACCCTCAACCTCGTGCGGGCCCTCGCCGAGGGGGGCTTCGCGGACCTCCGGCACCCGGAGTACTGGGACCTCGACTTCATGGACCACTCGCCGCTCGCGGAGGAGTACCACGCCCTCGTCGACGCGATCGGGGATACGATTGACTTCGTCGAGGCCGTGACCGAACAGGAGCTCGACTCCCTCGAAAGCGTCACGTTCTACACGAGCCACGAGGCGCTGCTGCTGGCCTACGAGGAGGCCCTCTCCCGCTCCGTTCCACACAAGGACGGCATCTACAACCTCGGCACGCACCTGCCGTGGGTGGGCAAGCGCACCAATCAGATCGAGAATGCCCACGTGGAGTACGCCCGTGGCATCGAAAATCCTGTGGGCCTCAAGGTGGGGCCGGCCATGACGCCCTCCAAGCTCAAAACCCTGGTCCGCACGCTCGACCCCGAGGACGAGCCAGGCAAGCTCACGCTCATCTCTCGTCTGGGGGCCGATGCCATCGGCGACAAGCTGCCGGGACTTATTGAAGCCGTCCAGTCCACCGGCCAGTCGGTCCTGTGGATCGCGGACCCGATGCACGGCAACACCGAGACGACCGACGACGGCACCAAGACGCGCCACTTCGACAACATCCTGGGCGAGCTGGAACAGGCCCTCGACGTCCACGCGGCCGAGGGGTCGCACCTGGGCGGCGTGCACTTCGAGCTCACCGGCAGGGACGTGACCGAGTGCATCGGCGGGGCTCGTGGGCTGAGCGAGGCCGACCTCGGGCGGGCCTACGAGTCGCACGTCGACCCGCGGCTCAACTACGAGCAGTCTCTCGAAATGGCCTTCAGCATCGTCCGCAAGTACCGCCAGCTGCACGGGTAG